Proteins from one Mucilaginibacter jinjuensis genomic window:
- a CDS encoding sensor histidine kinase — protein MQISSEDFIFLIGLTSVIFLIAPVSLIIYVNLYNRRKKRHKEEKEQLKKDFENELLKSQMEVQEQTMQTIASNLHDNIGQLLSLTVVTLSAINPDDPDRVAEKVESASQLAKRSIKELRQLSRLIYGQELIRMGLADAIKFELDYLETAGLHAITFNSNYLNKEGQSDKEIILFRIFQEVLNNVIKHAAATAIDVTITQNDKRLNLVIKDNGKSFNAEEVLKEKRGMGLFNIRKRVQIIDGDVNIIATPNIGTEINIIVPY, from the coding sequence ATGCAGATATCGTCAGAGGACTTCATCTTCCTTATCGGATTAACGTCTGTTATCTTTCTTATCGCACCGGTCTCCCTCATTATATATGTTAACTTATATAACCGGAGAAAAAAGAGGCATAAAGAAGAGAAAGAACAGCTGAAGAAAGACTTTGAGAACGAGCTGTTAAAAAGTCAGATGGAAGTTCAGGAGCAAACCATGCAAACCATTGCCAGTAACCTGCATGATAATATTGGCCAGCTGTTAAGCCTTACCGTAGTTACGCTAAGTGCCATTAACCCTGATGATCCCGACCGGGTTGCAGAAAAAGTAGAATCGGCCAGCCAGTTGGCTAAACGATCGATCAAAGAACTGCGGCAACTTTCGCGACTGATTTATGGGCAGGAGCTTATCCGGATGGGGTTGGCAGATGCCATTAAATTTGAGCTGGATTATTTAGAAACAGCGGGCTTGCATGCCATTACCTTTAATAGTAACTATTTAAATAAAGAAGGGCAGTCTGATAAAGAAATTATCCTGTTCCGCATCTTCCAGGAAGTGCTTAACAATGTGATAAAGCATGCAGCCGCCACTGCCATAGATGTTACCATTACCCAAAACGACAAACGTTTAAACCTGGTGATAAAAGACAATGGCAAAAGTTTTAATGCCGAAGAAGTATTGAAAGAAAAACGCGGCATGGGATTATTTAACATCCGCAAGCGAGTGCAGATTATTGATGGCGATGTTAATATAATTGCCACCCCAAATATTGGAACCGAAATTAATATAATTGTACCCTATTAA
- a CDS encoding S9 family peptidase gives MKKLYLLLSASLFCLHTKAQTPAAAPAPVQANYQLAARFSPKKIQKLVFTTNIEPHWLKQSDRFWYVYETSNIKNWYLVDPGAQKKELLFDNARLAAEITLIVKDPFDAQHLPIENLKFTKDEKSIQFELKSSIDVVKKDRKDKKAADSLEKKTFYFQYNLATKKLAELKNYEKVKPKPKWASIAPDSSVVIFARYFNLYWMDKENYKKAVKNEDDSTIVEHALTKDGVEYYAYGNSGNDDDTDTDGDDAKSKKKRKSSSVLWSPDSKHFALIRSDERKVKDLWVINSIAQPRPTLQTYKYEMPGEKEQPHRELLLFDFDAKTSKKLNVTLFKDQELSTWQAPVLAKNKDDEFRPSVWLGTNSRFYFYRTGRDLKKIDVCSVDINTGKVDIKVEERMNTYVEIAKPGLINGGKELVEWSERDGWAHFYLYDDAGNLKNQITSGSFHCDDIVNIDEKNRVLYFTASGREPNENPYYVHLYRINLDGSGLKLLNAGNFDHTSNQNDTEKYFVDAFSRVNTAPKSVLCDNTGRKLMDLETADLSRLMGAGYKFPEPFKIKADDGITDLYGVMYKPFDFDPTKKYPLIEYVYPGPQTEAVNKAFSSRMDNVDRLAQFGFIVVTVGNRGGNPERSKWYHNFGYGNLRDYGLADKKAAAEQLADKYPFIDINRVGITGHSGGGFMSSAAMLVYPDFFKVAVSESGNHDNSVYNRWWSEKHNGVKEIITPKGDTTFQYTIDKNPDVAKNLKGRLLLSTGDIDNNVHPANTIRLINALIKANKRFDFVLLPGQRHAYGDMTEYFFWQKGDYFCKYLLGDFNQPVDIVEMDREIEMSNKKKP, from the coding sequence ATGAAAAAACTTTACCTCTTGCTGTCGGCTTCCCTGTTTTGTTTGCACACCAAGGCGCAAACACCAGCGGCTGCACCGGCACCTGTACAGGCTAACTATCAGTTGGCTGCCAGGTTTTCGCCCAAAAAAATTCAGAAACTTGTTTTTACAACCAATATCGAACCGCATTGGCTAAAGCAAAGCGACCGCTTTTGGTATGTGTACGAAACCAGCAATATTAAGAACTGGTACCTGGTTGATCCGGGCGCGCAGAAAAAAGAGCTGCTTTTTGATAATGCTCGCCTGGCTGCAGAAATTACGCTGATTGTTAAAGATCCGTTTGATGCCCAGCATTTACCTATCGAGAACCTGAAATTCACTAAAGATGAAAAAAGCATCCAGTTTGAACTGAAGAGCAGTATTGACGTAGTGAAGAAAGACCGCAAGGATAAAAAAGCGGCAGACTCGTTAGAGAAAAAGACTTTTTATTTTCAATATAACCTCGCCACAAAAAAACTGGCCGAACTTAAAAACTACGAAAAAGTAAAGCCTAAACCAAAATGGGCTTCTATAGCGCCTGATAGTTCGGTTGTAATTTTTGCCCGGTACTTTAACCTGTACTGGATGGATAAGGAGAATTACAAAAAAGCAGTAAAGAACGAAGACGACAGTACTATTGTTGAGCATGCGCTTACTAAAGATGGGGTAGAATATTACGCCTACGGCAACAGCGGTAATGATGATGATACGGACACGGATGGTGACGATGCCAAAAGCAAAAAGAAACGTAAATCATCATCTGTATTATGGTCGCCGGATTCGAAGCATTTTGCTTTGATCCGTAGCGATGAACGTAAGGTGAAAGATCTGTGGGTAATTAACAGTATTGCCCAGCCACGCCCAACCCTGCAAACTTACAAATACGAAATGCCTGGCGAAAAAGAGCAACCGCACCGCGAATTGCTTTTGTTTGATTTTGATGCCAAAACCAGCAAAAAGCTAAACGTTACTTTATTTAAAGATCAGGAGCTTTCTACATGGCAGGCACCTGTTTTAGCCAAAAATAAAGATGATGAGTTTAGGCCATCTGTTTGGTTAGGTACCAACAGCCGTTTCTACTTTTACCGCACAGGCCGAGACCTTAAGAAGATTGATGTATGCAGTGTTGATATTAATACCGGCAAGGTTGACATTAAGGTTGAGGAGCGCATGAACACCTACGTTGAAATTGCGAAACCGGGACTGATTAATGGCGGCAAAGAACTGGTAGAATGGTCGGAACGTGATGGTTGGGCTCATTTTTATTTATATGATGATGCCGGCAACCTTAAAAATCAGATCACTTCGGGATCATTCCACTGCGATGATATTGTTAATATAGATGAAAAGAACAGGGTATTGTATTTTACAGCATCGGGCAGGGAACCTAACGAGAACCCTTACTATGTGCATTTATACCGTATAAATTTAGACGGTAGCGGCTTAAAGCTGTTAAACGCCGGTAACTTTGATCATACCAGTAACCAGAACGATACCGAAAAGTATTTTGTTGATGCTTTTTCGAGAGTAAACACAGCACCAAAATCTGTACTGTGTGACAACACAGGCCGTAAATTGATGGATCTGGAAACTGCCGATCTTTCGCGCCTGATGGGTGCTGGTTATAAATTCCCGGAGCCATTTAAAATTAAGGCTGATGACGGTATTACCGATTTGTATGGCGTAATGTACAAACCGTTTGATTTCGACCCGACTAAGAAATATCCTTTGATAGAGTATGTTTACCCTGGCCCGCAAACCGAAGCTGTAAACAAAGCATTCAGTTCAAGAATGGACAACGTAGACAGGCTGGCGCAGTTTGGCTTCATCGTAGTTACGGTAGGTAACCGTGGCGGTAACCCGGAACGCTCTAAATGGTACCATAACTTTGGTTACGGTAACCTGCGCGATTATGGCCTGGCCGATAAAAAAGCAGCGGCAGAGCAACTGGCAGATAAATATCCGTTTATTGATATTAACCGTGTGGGTATAACCGGTCACTCGGGCGGTGGCTTTATGTCGAGTGCGGCTATGCTGGTTTATCCCGATTTCTTTAAAGTGGCGGTATCAGAATCTGGTAACCACGATAACAGCGTGTACAACCGCTGGTGGAGCGAGAAACATAACGGTGTAAAAGAGATCATCACCCCTAAAGGCGATACCACTTTCCAGTACACCATTGATAAAAACCCGGATGTAGCTAAGAACCTGAAAGGCCGCTTACTGCTTTCTACCGGTGATATTGATAATAACGTACATCCGGCCAATACCATCCGTTTAATTAATGCTTTAATTAAAGCCAACAAGCGTTTTGATTTTGTATTGCTACCGGGCCAAAGACATGCTTACGGCGATATGACCGAATATTTCTTCTGGCAAAAAGGTGATTATTTCTGCAAATACCTGTTGGGCGATTTTAACCAGCCGGTAGATATTGTAGAGATGGACCGCGAAATAGAAATGAGCAATAAAAAGAAACCATAA
- a CDS encoding putative quinol monooxygenase, producing MSKLALLARLEAKPGKEKEVADFLKNALPLAQSEPDTRSWYAWQIGESTFGIFDTFDDEEGRQAHLSGPIAQALMQHAPELLAKAPVIEMVTVLAEK from the coding sequence ATGAGCAAATTAGCATTACTGGCCCGCTTAGAGGCTAAACCCGGCAAAGAAAAAGAAGTAGCCGATTTTTTAAAAAACGCCCTGCCATTAGCACAGAGCGAACCTGATACTCGTAGCTGGTACGCCTGGCAAATCGGCGAATCAACATTCGGGATATTCGATACGTTTGATGATGAGGAAGGCCGCCAGGCTCACCTATCCGGCCCTATCGCGCAGGCATTAATGCAACACGCGCCCGAGCTGTTGGCTAAAGCCCCGGTTATAGAAATGGTGACGGTACTGGCAGAGAAATAA
- a CDS encoding response regulator transcription factor: protein MMEDQVIQIAIVDDHTLFRQGIGSLLSEYKEIEILFDAANGLELKEKLSRYPLPQVILMDITMPLMNGYETTAWIKQNYPQVRVLALSMFEEDEPIIKMLKSGAGGYILKESKASDLVYAIKTIATHGFFLNNLVSGKLLRSIQDDTLPKEPTSELTANETKFLEYCCSELTYKEIADKMFLSPHTIDNYREALFQKFDIKSRTGLVMFALKNNIAKF from the coding sequence ATGATGGAAGATCAGGTAATACAGATCGCTATTGTTGATGATCATACCTTATTCAGGCAAGGGATAGGCAGCCTGTTATCAGAGTATAAAGAGATCGAGATTTTATTTGATGCAGCAAACGGCCTGGAGTTAAAGGAGAAATTATCCAGATACCCACTACCCCAGGTAATACTGATGGATATTACCATGCCCCTGATGAACGGTTACGAAACCACCGCCTGGATAAAACAAAACTATCCACAGGTAAGGGTATTGGCCCTGAGCATGTTTGAGGAGGATGAGCCCATTATAAAAATGCTGAAAAGCGGTGCAGGCGGCTATATCCTCAAAGAATCAAAAGCATCAGACCTGGTGTATGCTATTAAAACTATCGCCACACACGGTTTCTTTTTAAATAACCTGGTTTCGGGAAAACTCCTTCGTTCTATACAGGATGATACCCTGCCAAAAGAACCTACCAGTGAGTTAACAGCTAATGAAACCAAGTTTTTAGAGTACTGTTGTTCTGAACTTACCTACAAGGAGATTGCTGATAAAATGTTCCTCAGCCCGCATACTATTGATAATTACCGGGAGGCTTTGTTTCAGAAATTCGATATTAAATCGCGTACAGGACTGGTCATGTTCGCCCTGAAAAACAACATTGCTAAGTTTTAA